In one Fusarium keratoplasticum isolate Fu6.1 chromosome 5, whole genome shotgun sequence genomic region, the following are encoded:
- a CDS encoding MFS domain-containing protein encodes MGAHETHQTDSEAAVGNKDEAIAIVGEEQHAIDPVVAARAVRKIDLFLIPAMIVGYGLVYYDKAILGSAVLFGMTADLDLTIVDTSTTPPTVDTRRLSWATSLFYFGMLAGLYPMTFALQRFNIGRVLGGVVVVWAAICMLTAAVTSHQGLYVQRFFLGFVESIIPTGFMCIVSGYYTQTEQSLRQSWWFSSTGIFTIIGGALNYGFAQITGGGLKRWQYIYLLAGSLTFLFGLFCFVMPNSPVSAWFLTKEERFAAVERLRHGQTGVRCTTFKTSQLKEAVLDVKIWLVALMMASAYTVNGAVSGFGPLIVSTFGWSTLHSILFQFPLGGLCFIVILLTGWLGTKFNNIRIFMLIFTCLPVIAGCAIIWKSEWSYRAAAPVVGYSITGFFGGTVSLIITIGMSNVAGHTKKSFMAATIFVAYCVGNIVGPQLVWSQTKNEHYPALWLGLIICYIICILASTALYFVLRNENKKRDAVPGDEAERAKLAFQDLTDKENPYFRYVY; translated from the exons ATGGGCGCGCACGAAACTCACCAGACCGACAGCGAAGCTGCTGTCGGGAAcaaagatgaagccatcgccattgTCGGAGAGGAGCAGCATGCCATCGATCCTGTGGTGGCTGCCCGCGCCGTGAGAAAGATTGACCTGTTTCTCATCCCCGCCATGATTGTCGGCT ATGGCCTCGTGTACTACGACAAGGCGATTCTCGGCTCTGCTGTTCTCTTTGGCATGACtgccgacctcgacctcaccATCGTGGACACTTCAACTACGCCCCCAACAGTCGACACCCGACGTCTCAGCTGGGCCACCTCGCTCTTCTACTTTGGCATGCTGGCTGGCCTGTACCCCATGACATTCGCCCTCCAGCGCTTCAACATCGGCCGCGTCCTCGGTGGTGTCGTGGTCGTCTGGGCTGCCATCTGTATGCTCACTGCTGCTGTGACGTCGCACCAGGGGTTGTATGTGCAGCGCTTCTTCCTAGGTTTTGTCGAGAGCATTATTCCTACGGGATTCATGTGTATTGTTTCGGGGTATTACACGCAAACTGAGCAGTCACTCCGGCAGAGTTGGTGGTTTTCGTCGACTGGcatcttcaccatcatcggAGGCGCACTCAACTATGGCTTTGCGCAGATCACAGGCGGTGGCCTCAAGAGGTGGCAGTATATCTACCTCCTCGCAGGATCACTGACATTCCTCTTCGGTCTCTTCTGCTTCGTCATGCCAAACTCACCCGTGTCGGCTTGGTTCCTGACCAAAGAGGAGAGATTCGCTGCCGTGGAGCGTCTTCGACATGGACAAACCGGCGTGCGATGCACAACCTTCAAGACATCACAGCTTAAGGAAGCCGTCCTCGACGTCAAGATCTGGCTCGTGGCTCTTATGATGGCGTCCGCATACACCGTCAATGGTGCCGTCAGCGGATTCGGACCCCTAATCGTGTCGACTTTTGGCTGGAGCACTCTACACTCGATCCTATTCCAATTCCCCCTTGGCGGACTCTgtttcatcgtcatcctcctcacaGGATGGCTGGGCACAAAGTTCAACAACATCCGCATCTTCATGCTTATCTTTACTTGCCTGCCTGTCATTGCTGGATGTGCCATCATCTGGAAGAGTGAGTGGTCGTACCGTGCTGCGGCGCCTGTGGTGGGATACTCCATCActggcttctttggcggAACTGTGAGCCTTATCATTACTATTGGCATGTCCAACGTTGCCGGACATACCAAGAAGAGTTTCATGGCTGCCACCATCTTTGTGGCCTATTGTGTTGGAAACATTGTTGGTCCTCAGCTTGTTTGGAGCCAGACCAAGAACGAGCACTACCCAGCTCTGTGGCTTGGTTTGATCATCTG TTACATCATCTGCATCCTCGCATCGACTGCTCTCTATTTTGTCCTGCGCAATGAGAACAAGAAGCGAGATGCCGTCCCCGGAGACGAAGCTGAACGAGCCAAGCTGGCATTCCAAGACTTGACCGACAAGGAGAACCCCTACTTCCGCTACGTCTACTGA
- a CDS encoding N-acetyltransferase domain-containing protein — protein MVLAVTPALIPDIPELYDIYFKAFDNDDMGRRMVEILFPQGITPEFKKAHAAGTLAYWHTSNTQFTFKCIDTETGEILGMGLADLVLNPPEKRENPGVQWLEGKERERAEKILNPLWDARDELIGGQNHIYVHVIAVDPKHQGRKAGALLCQYGIEQAERLQIPMYFESSPTTLGLYKKVGFEELKKQVIHAAEDLGTPEDVVVPLCIRMPAAANGMSFEEWQAKGYPKFETRPIDTSILAKAASAAAGGTDLLGLLENLTTACGGEKNLMALASMASTIGVDKLPGLLSLMGISSPEPAAAAPVAPKAEPAVVKPTETTVETTVEVAQP, from the exons ATGGTTCTGGCAGTGACCCCCGCGTTGATCCCGGACATCCCGGAGCTCTACGACATCTACTTCAAGGCCTTTGACAATGACGACATGGGCCGTCGAATGGTCGAGATCCTCTTCCCCCAGGGCATCACccccgagttcaagaaggcccaCGCCGCGGGAACGCTGGCTTACTGGCACACTTCCAACACGCAGTTCACCTTCAAGTGCATCGACACCGAGACGGGCGAGATCCTCGGCATGGGTCTGGCCGATCTGGTCCTGAACCCTCccgagaagagagagaaccCTGGTGTGCAGTGGCTTGAGGGTAAGGAGCGTGAGAGGGCTGAGAAGATTCTCAACCCCCTTTGGGATGCTCGAGATGAGCTCATCGGCGGACAGAACCACATCT ACGTCCATGTCATCGCCGTCGACCCTAAGCACCAAGGCCGCAAGGCCGGCGCCCTCCTCTGCCAGTACGGCATCGAGCAGGCCGAGCGCCTCCAGATCCCCATGTACTTCGAGTCGTCCCCCACGACGCTCGGCCTCTACAAAAAGGTGGGcttcgaggagctcaagaagcaggtgATTCACGCGGCCGAGGACCTGGGCACCCCCGAGGACGTGGTGGTTCCGCTGTGCATCCGCATGcctgccgccgccaacgGCATGTCCTTTGAGGAGTGGCAGGCCAAGGGGTACCCCAAGTTCGAGACGAGGCCCATCGACACGAGTATCCTGGCAAAGGCCGCGAGCGCTGCTGCCGGTGGTACTGATTTGCTCGGTCTGCTTGAGAATTTGACCACGGCTTGCGGTGGAGAGAAGAACCTCATGGCTCTCGCTTCTATGGCTTCCACTATTGGCGTTGATAAGCTGCCTGGGCTTCTTTCACTCATGGGAATCTCATCTCCTGagcctgcagcagcagcaccagtAGCTCCCAAGGCGGAACCCGCGGTTGTCAAGCCCACAGAGACAACAGTCGAGACGACGGTCGAGGTGGCCCAGCCCTAG
- a CDS encoding Pyr-redox-2 domain-containing protein: protein MLDKPVLFSKVLAYTFAFFFREWRRALGRTTDGWASKVSSKKPSDTRDRNIVIVGASFAGYQAARVLSMNLPPGTSFRVVVIEPNSHFQFTWVLPRFCVAKGHEHKAFIPYQQDLKELPEGALHWVQDRVVEVTKTHVKLQASGEEIPYEYLIVATGSAVKDGLPSRPNAADKLEAMKKMQDMQNGIENATKIVVVGGGAAGVELATDAKSKYPDKTVVLVHSRAAPMHRFSKTLQDAAVEGINKLGIELILEDRVVSEESGTVTLRSGKVIECDYFINCVGQKPASDILKTLVPGVITESGHIKVKPTLQIADDAFPNIYACGDVADTKTANPNGRSANRQADVAADNVLQALRGKKPSYTFTNYWADGIIKLTLGIDKSVTYLSDGNKQLLWEAEEKDEALMAADCWRKFGATPFEDDYMPKDATTEAVTPEAATPKVADKEQV from the exons ATGCTGGACAAGCCCGTCCTCTTCAGCAAGGTCCTAGCCTACacctttgccttcttcttccgagAATGGCGTCGCGCCCTAGGAAGAACCACAGACGGCTGGGCCTCCAAAGTCTCAAGCAAAAAGCCCTCGGACACGCGGGACCGCAACATTGTCATTGTCGGCGCCAGCTTTGCAGGATACCAAGCCGCCAGGGTTCTCTCCATGAACCTCCCCCCCGGAACGTCGTTCAGAGTGGTTGTCATTGAGCCGAATTCGCATTTTCAGTTTACTTGGGTTCTTCCGAGGTTTTGTGTCGCAAAGGGTCATGAGCACAAGGCGTTCATTCCGTATCAACAGGATCTTAAGGAGCTTCCTGAGGGTGCGCTTCATTGGGTCCAGGATCGTGTTGTTGAGGTGACAAAGACGCACGTCAAGCTTCAAGCGAGCGGCGAGGAGATCCCATACGAGTacctcatcgtcgccacCGGTTCCGCTGTCAAGGATGGTCTTCCTTCGCGACCCAATGCTGCCGACAAGCTCGAGGCGATGAAGAAAATGCAGGATATGCAAAATGGCATTGAGAATGCTACCAAGATTGTCGTTGTTGGAGGCGGTGCTGCTGGTGTTGAGCTTGCGACAGATGCCAAGTCCAAATATCCCGACAAGACTGTCGTTCTGGTGCACTCTCGAGCGGCGCCTATGCATCGGTTTAGCAAGACTCTTCAGGATGCTGCGGTTGAGGGCATCAACAAGCTCGGCAtcgagctcatccttgaggatCGTGTGGTCAGCGAGGAGTCGGGAACAGTCACTCTGCGATCCGGCAAGGTCATTGAGTGCGATTACTTC ATCAACTGCGTCGGCCAAAAACCCGCCTCAGATATCCTCAAGACCCTCGTCCCCGGCGTCATCACCGAGTCCGGCcacatcaaggtcaagccaaCGCTCCAGATCGCCGACGACGCCTTCCCCAACATCTACGCCTGCGGTGATGTCGCGGACACCAAGACGGCCAACCCTAACGGTCGCTCGGCGAATCGTCAGGCTGATGTGGCGGCTGATAACGTGCTCCAAGCTCTGCGCGGAAAGAAGCCTAGCTACACTTTTACAAACTACTGGGCTGATGGCATCATTAAGTTGACTCTGGGCATT GACAAGTCCGTCACGTATCTTAGTGACGGAAACAAGCAGCTCCTctgggaggccgaggagaaggacgaggccCTCATGGCCGCTGACTGCTGGCGAAAGTTTGGGGCTACGCCTTTCGAGGATGACTACATGCCCAAGGATGCAACCACCGAGGCTGTTACTCCTGAGGCTGCCACTCCCAAGGTCGCGGATAAGGAGCAAGTCTAG
- a CDS encoding Epimerase domain-containing protein has translation MAHSDPKVSQENGSGENQASTGEKHQIQHESPDAKRPKTEEQKTLEDVGVTSEHADDKSEEKNEEKAKVSEKEEADAKGAVQPAEEPNVPSNILEKGIIYFFMRGRVNIEDPESVQDIARSHILLRPIAKDARLGEGTLADVGTTRLLALPKKTLPVSGKDRFMVFVEKSGASYDEIKKEFLAASEYETKTAGTRRTPAATPVGEGVYAITSTGQDSHLAYLLTLPEKLDEVQGELGLKKEGSFIISTKNPQHSGPANTQLPERPDFPKEIIDEFRTLRWMPSKPAHLDYVNTQILLIGESSGIKKAVEPLKENEEKDKEDPKTVLENLEEDDFERMKDLAEDESAAIFADLHAQAKDYPKLQTTGLTHILLLQRLFDGLEPMAQRKILVTGATGYVGGSVLTTLLKSGGALIQSSAVTALVRKKDQADVLASQGIKTSTFRDLDDSEHLRRVAAEHDVVIHTASGFHLGSALALIEGLGRRKIQKGGKVHYIHTSGTWNLAGPELPSEPSLTEFKEDHLLDHLRKLEEESPFSQRTTLLGVIAAAEQHGVEAHILLPPDIYGEGTGLFNKHTPQLFDLVKKAIDVGYPEYIGDGLGGAGHVHITDLAELYKVMILRILRDEDVLSGRDGLFFTETGYHNWFDVAKLVGEVGVSRGVLKSADPRSIIVEEAAQRWEESTNGDQGITKLCFCMRNKTLPNRAYELGWKPEKTDHDWRAWIEEVFRMVE, from the exons ATGGCCCACTCCGATCCCAAGGTTTCGCAAGAGAACGGCAGTGGAGAGAATCAGGCATCGACTGGTGAGAAGCATCAGATACAGCATGAGTCGCCCGATGCAAAGCGCCCAAAGACCGAAGAGCAAAAGACCCTCGAAGATGTAGGGGTCACATCGGAACACGCAGACGACAAGTCTGAGGAGAAGAATgaagagaaggccaaggtcagcgagaaggaggaggcggatGCCAAAGGCGCTGTTCAGCCTGCCGAAGAACCCAATGTCCCGTCCAACATCCTCGAGAAAGGCATCATCTACTTCTTTATGCGCGGCCGCGTAAACATTGAGGACCCCGAGAGTGTCCAAGACATTGCGCGTTCGCACATCCTGCTGCGCCCTATCGCGAAGGATGCTCGACTGGGTGAGGGCACCCTTGCTGACGTTGGGACCACTCGATTGCTCGCCCTTCCCAAGAAGACACTGCCTGTGAGCGGCAAGGATCGCTTCATGGTGTTTGTTGAAAAGTCCGGCGCCTCTTacgacgagatcaagaaggagttCCTTGCAGCGTCCGAGTATGAGACAAAGACGGCCGGCACACGCCGCACCCCAGCTGCCACGCCCGTCGGCGAGGGCGTGTATGCCATCACGTCGACGGGTCAGGATAGCCACTTGGCATATCTCTTGACGCTCCCCGAAAAGTTAGATGAGGTGCAGGGAGAGCTAGGCCTCAAGAAAGAGGGAAGCTTCATCATCAGTACCAAGAACCCCCAGCATTCTGGGCCTGCGAATACGCAGCTGCCTGAAAGGCCTGATTTTCCAAAAGA AATCATTGACGAGTTCCGAACTCTCCGCTGGATGCCCTCGAAGCCTGCTCACTTGGACTATGTCAATACCCAGATTCTACTCATTGGGGAATCATCGGGTATCAAAAAGGCCGTTGAGCCACTGAAGGAGAACGaagagaaggacaaggaagACCCAAAGACGGtgctcgagaacctcgaggaggatgacttTGAGCGTATGAAGGACCTGGCAGAAGACGAGTCGGCTGCCATCTTTGCAGACTTGCATGCGCAGGCTAAGGACTACCCGAAGCTACAGACGAC AGGGTTGACTCACATCCTGCTTCTACAACGACTGTTTGACGGCCTCGAACCAATGGCTCAACGCAAGATACTCGTCACCGGCGCGACTGGCTATGT CGGTGGTTCAGTTCTGACAACGCTGTTGAAGTCTGGAGGTGCCCTCATTCAGTCATCGGCCGTCACGGCGCTGGTCCGAAAGAAGGATCAAGCAGACGTTCTTGCGTCTCAGGGTATAAAGACCTCCACCTTTCGAGACTTGGATGACTCGGAGCATTTGAGGCGTGTTGCCGCTGAGCACGACGTGGTGATCCATACTGCTTCCGGGTTTCATCTTGGCTCGGCTTTGGCGTTGATCGAGGGACTGGGCCGGAGAAAAATACAGAAAGGTGGCAAGGTCCACTACATTCAT ACATCTGGGACTTGGAACCTTGCAGGTCCAGAACTGCCAAGCGAGCCAAGCTTAACCGAATTTAAGGAAGACCATCTGCTGGATCATTTGAGGAAGTTGGAAGAAGAGTCACCTTTCTCGCAACGAACCACGTTGCTCGGGGTCATCGCAGCCGCAGAGCAGCATGGCGTGGAGGCCCATATCCTCCTCCCGCCCGACATTTACGGCGAAGGAACAGGCCTATTCAACAAACATACGCCACAACTCTTTGACCTTGTCAAAAAGGCCATTGACGTGGGGTACCCCGAGTACATTGGCGATGGGCTCGGGGGAGCGGGCCATGTACACATCACGGACCTTGCTGAGCTGTACAAAGTCATGATATTGCGGATCCTACGAGATGAGGACGTGCTctctggaagagatggacTGTTCTTTACGGAAACGGGATACCATAACTGGTTCGACGTCGCGAAACTCGTTGGAGAGGTCGGTGTTTCCAGGGGTGTGCTCAAGTCTGCCGACCCACGATCCATCATAGTAGAAGAGGCTGCGCAACGGTGGGAGGAATCGACGAATGGTGACCAAGGCATTACGAAACTGTGTTTCTGCATGAG GAACAAGACTCTGCCCAACAGAGCGTATGAACTGGGGTGGAAGCCCGAGAAAACGGACCATGACTGGAGAGCCTGGATCGAAGAGGTATTCCGTATGGTCGAATAG
- a CDS encoding Zn(2)-C6 fungal-type domain-containing protein, whose translation MFSQPVIHRDSPLAMQGGPADLSGPGLNTAGAGNSNNSSNGGGPPASARSRPCDTCRVRKTRCVKEEGQFRCVLCTFHNQPCTFLRGPTPRQRRQNRERERERQAASRDGTEELNAGDATSPPLQNSFSGPGNSGASPTSSRQGDAAASTPASVESTSAAQGPPITGQTQQMARVEEEAPEAPRPPILSNTLGLDLKTHAEYIGPTDYRDPVLLDLHRPNLMNQDPPPLPASSSFARRLDYKTIFLVHPDESAASEQTRIADLDAIEATVHPLGRTLVDLYFRIVHPSFPILHKDVFISKHRLSHRHFAPSLLAAVYLVALDWQLYDSSLAGREVESIPDPAALEQLAERTIAQDMRRPKLSTLEAGLLLLQRNRRIVESGSHTHPMSNRMFTAQLVAMAQDLGIHIDCSAWAIPAWEVGLRRRLAWALYMQDRWGACIHGRPFLIQDSDWDVRLCTVSDYPELGAIDPEANRDHTSPIIVGWDLFMRHIELTQILSDVIRTFYSAAATRTGGTLDQMGVVAAVERAKPLVFRLREWHANLPHRLQLQSTKLRELCANGALHLAHAAVEIALHRALVRIMTPDTPGSLYEVLRSTARAKLQSAIELLGSLRPEHTAAFWGSAAAYQAAEIGSMAGLLWATADSFDEMAWCAARVEELRWALRVRGAAAPFAREALRLLERDIGGLGMVKANPDAIP comes from the coding sequence ATGTTTTCCCAGCCCGTCATTCATCGTGATTCACCTCTCGCCATGCAGGGCGGCCCGGCTGATCTGTCCGGCCCAGGTTTGAATACCGCCGGCGCGGGGAATAGtaacaacagcagcaacggcggcGGCCCGCCGGCCTCGGCGCGCTCGAGGCCTTGTGATACTTGTCGTGTCCGCAAGACGCGGTgcgtcaaggaggagggtcaGTTCCGATGTGTCCTGTGCACCTTTCACAACCAACCTTGTACCTTTCTGAGAGGCCCGACTCCTCGTCAGCGACGCCAGAATCGGGAGCGTGAACGGGAAAGACAGGCCGCGTCTCGTGATGGGACCGAGGAGTTGAATGCTGGAGACGCGACATCACCACCGCTGCAGAACAGCTTCAGCGGGCCGGGAAACTCAGGGGCCTCCCCTACCTCGAGCCGCCAGGgcgatgctgctgcttctACCCCGGCGAGTGTAGAGAGCACATCTGCCGCCCAGGGACCGCCTATCACGGGACAGACGCAGCAAATGGCACgcgtcgaggaagaagcccctgaagctcctcgtcctcccaTCCTCAGCAACACCCTTGGCCTGGACTTGAAGACTCACGCTGAATACATTGGACCTACCGACTATCGCGACCCCGTCTTGCTCGACCTACATCGCCCAAACCTCATGAACCAGGATCCTCCGCCTCTtccggcgtcgtcgtcgtttgCCAGACGCCTCGACTACAAGACGATATTCCTTGTGCATCCTGACGAATCAGCCGCGTCTGAACAGACTCGGATTGCCGACTTGGATGCCATCGAGGCTACTGTTCACCCTCTGGGCCGGACGCTGGTTGACCTCTACTTTCGTATCGTCCATCCCAGCTTTCCCATCCTGCACAAGGATGTCTTTATCAGCAAGCATCGACTATCCCATCGACACTTTGCGCCCTCTTTGCTGGCTGCCGTCTACCTCGTGGCTCTGGACTGGCAGCTATATGACAGCTCCCTTGCTGGCCGTGAGGTCGAGTCGATCCCAGATCCTGCGGCCCTTGAGCAGTTGGCCGAGCGCACCATTGCTCAAGATATGCGCAGACCCAAGCTTAGTACGCTTGAAGCTGGACTCTTGCTGCTCCAACGCAACCGCCGGATTGTCGAGTCCGGCTCTCACACCCACCCAATGTCGAACCGCATGTTTACGGCACAGCTAGTTGCCATGGCACAGGATCTAGGCATCCATATCGACTGCAGTGCCTGGGCCATTCCTGCGTGGGAGGTTGGGCTTAGACGGAGATTGGCCTGGGCTCTGTACATGCAGGACCGCTGGGGAGCGTGTATTCATGGACGGCCCTTTCTCATCCAGGACAGTGACTGGGACGTTCGTCTCTGTACTGTATCTGATTACCCCGAGCTGGGCGCGATAGACCCAGAGGCCAACCGGGACCATACTTCGCCAATTATTGTTGGCTGGGACTTGTTTATGCGTCATATCGAGCTGACGCAGATCCTAAGCGATGTGATCCGGACATTCTACAGCGCCGCGGCTACTCGCACGGGAGGGACCTTGGATCAGATGGGGGTTGTCGCCGCTGTTGAGCGGGCAAAACCTCTGGTCTTTCGTCTTCGTGAATGGCACGCGAATCTGCCTCATCGGCTTCAACTTCAAAGCACAAAGCTTAGGGAGCTTTGTGCAAACGGTGCTCTTCACCTAGCGCATGCTGCTGTGGAGATTGCGTTACACCGGGCTCTTGTTCGGATCATGACTCCCGATACACCTGGATCGCTCTACGAAGTTTTGAGATCGACTGCCCGGGCAAAGCTACAGTCGGCAATTGAGTTACTTGGATCTCTTCGTCCAGAGCACACGGCAGCATTCTGGGGTAGCGCTGCGGCCTATCAAGCAGCCGAGATCGGATCCATGGCGGGACTTTTATGGGCAACAGCAGACTCATTCGATGAGATGGCTTGGTGCGCGGCCCGAGTTGAAGAATTGAGATGGGCTTTGAGAGTCCGCGGTGCCGCTGCCCCTTTTGCTCGAGAGGCGTTGCGGTTGCTGGAGCGTGATAtcggtggccttggcatggtcaaggccaaTCCAGATGCCATCCCTTGA